GatgagtgtgattttctgaGGAACCAAGTATTGTTACTGGTTCGTGAGTTGTAAACGTATTTTTGAACGCGACTCGAAGTTCTGTTCTAAACTTACTTTATGCCACAATTTTTGTATCAACAATATACGTTGCTTCAGCTTTGaatatatataacaattttatctttGAAAAGACTAAAAAAATACAATGCTCATTTTATCCGAATACTCGTATCACTTGTTACACTCCTGACTTGTCATCCATACGAACTTTCGAGAAGTGTGGTGTACACGAATTTTGTTAAACTTCTGAATGATTTGTGTTTAATTATTGTAAGAAAATCGATTCAATGGCCACGGAAGAAACTACAGCCCAAATGGGCAATAATGAagtaagaattttaattaaatttcattaaaaaaaacaaattataacGATGTTTTTATGttagacaaatttttatattttttacagatGCCAGTTCCAAAAATAAGACACGACTGGTATCAAACTGAAACTCATGTTATTGTTACGATTCTtgcaaaaaattctgaaaaggtTAAGGTTGCCTATGAAAAAAATACGGTAAATATATTTACTGTTAATACAGCAAACTATATTTTTTTGCTAaggaatttattattaaacaaaaataacattaatttatgtttttattcAGTTAAGCGTATCTGCCTTGTTACCCTCAGGAAATGAATATACCTTGGAGTTAGATCTAGCTCATCCTATTGTACCAGACCAGTGCTCACACAAAGTAGTTCCATCCAAAATAGAAATCAAACTAAAAAAGCAAGATGGCATTAGATGGAACACTTTAGAAGGGAACCCAGTTGTTCAAAATCCAGTGCAACCTATACCTCGAGGTAAATTAGACCATTCTTTTTGGCCtaatcaaatttcatatttccaacAATGCTTAGAAACATAAgatgaaaaaagaaataactTTTTAGAAATTCTACAAGCTGGCAGTCATCCACCAAAATATCCTAGTTCTAGTAAAAAGTCACGGGACTGGGATAAAgtagagaaagagatagaaaagCAGGAGGCAGAAGAAAAACCAGAAGGAGAAGCTGCTCTTGATGCTATGTTCCAACTGATATATGGTAGTAGTTCAGATGAAGTTAGACGTGCAATGAATAAGTCATTTGTAAGTAAATTGATTGCAAGCAATTCTAATGAAACTCTTATAGAagtttgattctgattttaatgttggattattttcaaaaacaGCAAGAGTCTTGCGGTACTGTGTTAAGCACAAATTGGTCGGAAGTTAGCAAAGGTAAAGTTGAAAGAAAGCCACCAGATGGTATGGAGTGGAAACCTTGGAATACATAAGAGATTTAATACAATCGATATTTAagttgttttttatttaacaaactaATTGTATTTTGTTTTCACTGGGAAATTGtttcataattatttgtaatactAAAAATTTGTCTGATATTTTCTATCCTAAGGATACATTTTGTCTATTGTAAAGTTaattagttaaataattatcTCTATTTGAGTATTATGTTGTATTTAtctagtttattaaatatatgtatgtatcttTTGGACAGTTTATAATTCCTTTTccttatgtaaaaaatattagatgataaataaaattacattgtaCAACAGTAAACTCGTAATACAATTTTGTAAGTGtatattaatatctttttattttcatatgcaTTTATTTACAAACTATTTGTATAAAGATCagcaaaataattacaaatcattgataatttatataataatttaatgttattttaatgTACTACTATGTAAATCTTTAACCTGTTAACAATTTAACTATGGTATATAAACCAGCAAAGCATAGCCCTAATACAATGTATGTTTTCTTCACTTCTCCTAAACTCTTTGTATTTGGTTCTTCATTAACTACACTTATTTTTGGTCTACTGTTACTATTGTCATCTATTTTTTCAAGGATTTTAGAAAACAATGTATTCATATCGTTTTCTAATGAATGCAAACTATTTTCAAGCACACTTTCATTTCTTTGTTGTGCTTCAGATATAACATTtcgaatatttgatattttactataattatatgTCATTGAACCAACCAATGATATAATTGCTAATACAGCAGATGCAAGAatagataaatatttatacttctGTGCATTCATTGTTTGACTATCATGATACTCTTTAATAGCAGTTGCTAGTAATGTAAAAtaatctttttcttctttttctaataaatcaAGCTGTGATATAATCCTTGTTTGATCTTGAAGACTTTTGTTTTCTATTATTGTTAATTGCACATACTTTGGATCATCTCTTTTAGTTTGAATAAGTTCAGAATATACTtccttcaatttattatttattattgttgcttCACGATTAAGACGCCTTCTTTCATCTTGACATTTGAATAACTTATCTTGAGCTGAAATTACTTGTTGTTTGGCCAACTCAACTGTATCTAAACCTGTTAATTGTTGATACCACTGCCACCATTCTATAACTCTCTTTGGTAATGGACTTGGTTCTAATTGCGAAGCATTTAAATTTTGCATTATTGTTATATCCTTATTGATTTGCTGAAACATTATATCAATACTTGTAAATAGTTTAAACAAAATTGGATTTTGTTcccttttttaattataaaaaaaaaaagaatataatacCTTTGAAAGTACATCATATTTTGCAGCAAAAGCATTTTGCACATTAACCATTTTTTCTTGTGCTTTCTCTGTGGCTGAATTAAACCTTGTAGTTGCATTATTAAACAACCgctgtttatttatttcattagttACAACCTTAATTAACGATCTAACTTTCTCTGCCATTATGCACACATATTTTTACAGTAGATAAGAAATTAACGATAAGTAAATCAACgaatttacttaaattttattagaaattataaacatatttattcatttttatatgtttaataCTTATcacaaaatataaatcatttttcAATACACCTTATTAGTAAGAATCATAGTTATATAAAATACAGAATTATTCATTATTGCATATGTGAAATTTCTAATGTAAAGTTAAGTATGTACacagtaaattatttaaaatacatgtagtaataaaaatcaaatatttaataaatctgaaatttatatttcaaaaaatctcttttaatatattacagatttattttaaatattcaaaacatATTATAAGATTACGAAAAACATAACATTTTCCCGGTTTGTAAAGAACATTTGTAAAAGGTTATGTCACAAAAGTTAGCTAGGGTATGCGCATGCATCACGAGATCTGACGTCTACCGTACATACCCAGTGATCTTTTATTTAATACACGAACCTACATCATTTGTTTCTTCTATACACATATTTTTGTCCACAGtatatataaccgatagaatgAAAACTGAGCCATGGAGccagtgttgggcagtcgtgagattttatttcacgcgagagctttatgcgcatgcgtcagctgacgtcacagcttgctgccaatgccgtacctagccggtacacgcagtggtgactgatgagggcaccttaataatcctacataatttttcaaaaattcttataattgcactgtaaaaTACGAATGTATAGattgggttagattacattaggctgggttaggttagttatatatatgactgtataaaactatacaactatatatacatatattataagtaaaattacaatcgtagctcttaaattctaaattctaattctaaattaaattctaatcgtagctcttagctcggtatagttctctgaagattttttaaagccttcagagaactataccaattaccaggtcacaccacgtggaggtggctacgatagcgacccaccctaactccaaatcccttcctccctccaaatgcaacctcatttatcagaaggataaatgagttctaactctacatagctcataggctcgcatatacaagttctttaccacaatccagtaaagaacttgtatcacacacacacacacacacgtacattagcttaatactaatcgcaagggatcccacacacgcacgcttaacttattctaaacgccgcacggtacctctcattctaagattgcactcaaataatctatgacgaattcaaaaagcaaaggggacgaaaagaaagttagaagaactttctactaaaaacaaagaaagttagaagaactttctactaaaagaaaagaaagttagaagaactttctgtgaaaaaaggggaccattatttttcgccaagtgaaccttgctttccatgggtcaaagggtagcccatagtggcttacgtgaatcacgacggcaaagatgaaccgaagatacctttggcaagaacgagtgatacaccccagttggcggagggttcccatttcccccagcgctctcgcgtcttactacagagaggatacccagaccgtgatgccccttggcagaatggcggcgggtcggggaggcacatcagagtatgagaggtgccaaccccgatccgccccgccgggcaaagaatatcactcgttctacaccggcacttgcagctcacctctaccgcgtgttcacagcgctatgaacccccaatgatccacttgggcgcagaacgattgacaaaaaataagtgggatactacaagctaacgcgtacaaagtttgagaattgtgaagatgagtgcaagttggaatgagaggtacttacaaggacccacccgccctacCCACGAGCACACATAACTTagaactaacgcacgcataaaagtaacttaaaactagcgcacgcatcccacgatgatcccacgatgatcccacgatgatcccacgatgatcgatgtcttcagtgatgaactattcattacctgtaaaataaatagGTGTGAGAATGAAGAAAGGAAACAGAAAAGGAAATACAAGATtatctagttaaaataaaaacctgaaatatctgaatgaaattaaggcaaacaagaattattaacaCAAAAACCTGAGACgtctcaatgaaattaaaacaaacaGGACTCGTTAAAATAgaaccctgaaacatacaaatacaattgagacacatatgaataaataaattacttgcataaaataaaaacctgaaacatacaaaaacgattaagccctaaatgtgccttttgttctaaaattgcacttgtataatttaaaactttgtagagaaaaggggtaaagaagaaagttggaagaactttcttttaagtttcgagcaattgacaataaaaatgataggctattactacaatctaatacGTAACAAGTTAAAGAATATTTGTAAAGataagtgcaagttagaacaaaaggcactttgcgcaggtttttcgccacatgtgacgaaaaacctgcgcccgagcccacccaacctcccacagctcggaattagaataaaactaatgcactgaacataacttatcaaaaattaatttctgaaacagagaaaaatttattaacatagacaATTAGGCAAAGgagtcaaatattttaaataaagtcgcgaaataaaaccgtagccctcagctcggtatagttttctaaagattttttagtctttagaaaactataccgattaccgggtcacaccacgtggaggtggctacgatagtgacccaccctaactccaaatcccttccaccctccaattgcaacctcatttatcggaaggataaatgagttctgactctacttagctcttAGGCTCGcacatacaagttctttaccacaatccagtaaagaacttgtatcacactcacacacattaacttaatactaatcgcaaggGGCCCCAcacacatacgcttaacttattctaaacgccgcatggtacctcttattctaagattgcactcgaataatctatgacgaattccaaaagcaaagggaagaaagttagaagaactttctattgaaagcaaagaaagttagaagaactttctattgaaagcaaagaaagttagaagaactttcgcaaagaaactaagaaagttagaagaactttctgtgaaaaaaggggaccattatttttcgccaagtgaacctcgccttccatgggtcaaagggtagtccatagtgtcttacgtgaaccacgagaccgagatgaaccgaaaatactggcaagaacgagtgacacatccgcggagggtctcccatttccccgccgcttgcgtttgaagcaagtctgaccgcagagaggagacccctgccgtgaggcggcagatcgagatgagccatcaatcgatcggccccgcagagatgtgtccctggcgctacaccagcacttgcagctcacctcggCCGCGTGTTCActgcgctatgaacccccaatgatccacttgggttcggaacgattgacaaaaaataaccgaGTATACTAcaatctaacgcgtacaaagcttgagaattcagaagatgcaagagtgcaagttagaataagaggcacttacagggacccacccgccctgcccacaagcatactttacttaaaactaacgcacgcatacaattaacttaaaactaacgcacgcatccctcgatgattcctcgatgatccctcgatgatcgatgtcttcaatcttcgcgtatacgcatttcacacattcactcatgcatactacaatatgttacaatagacgca
Above is a window of Megachile rotundata isolate GNS110a chromosome 1, iyMegRotu1, whole genome shotgun sequence DNA encoding:
- the Sgt1 gene encoding suppressor of G2 allele of skp1; this encodes MATEETTAQMGNNEMPVPKIRHDWYQTETHVIVTILAKNSEKVKVAYEKNTLSVSALLPSGNEYTLELDLAHPIVPDQCSHKVVPSKIEIKLKKQDGIRWNTLEGNPVVQNPVQPIPREILQAGSHPPKYPSSSKKSRDWDKVEKEIEKQEAEEKPEGEAALDAMFQLIYGSSSDEVRRAMNKSFQESCGTVLSTNWSEVSKGKVERKPPDGMEWKPWNT
- the LOC100883960 gene encoding uncharacterized protein LOC100883960, translating into MAEKVRSLIKVVTNEINKQRLFNNATTRFNSATEKAQEKMVNVQNAFAAKYDVLSKQINKDITIMQNLNASQLEPSPLPKRVIEWWQWYQQLTGLDTVELAKQQVISAQDKLFKCQDERRRLNREATIINNKLKEVYSELIQTKRDDPKYVQLTIIENKSLQDQTRIISQLDLLEKEEKDYFTLLATAIKEYHDSQTMNAQKYKYLSILASAVLAIISLVGSMTYNYSKISNIRNVISEAQQRNESVLENSLHSLENDMNTLFSKILEKIDDNSNSRPKISVVNEEPNTKSLGEVKKTYIVLGLCFAGLYTIVKLLTG